CTGACGTAGTCGGCGGCCCGACGCGGCGCACCACCGGACGCGGAGCCGCCGCGCCGGTGGCGCCGCCGCACATCCGCCTGACACGGCCGCCCGGATGTGCGAGAGTGGCCGGTATGACGATCATCCGCCGAAAGGGCGATGCCGCGTAGACGGCCCGGCGCACTGCGCGCCGAACGAGGAACGTACGAGGACCGCCGGCCGCCCGCCTGGGCATGGCAACTGCCCTCCGTGGACCGGCTCCCGGCCGCCGCCGCAGCGGCGGTCCACTGGGCCGGGGCCGGCCGGGGCGACGAGGTCGCGGACCTGCTGATGCGGTACCGGGCCTTCCTGAGCCGCCCGGGCAGCCCCCTGCTCCTGGCCCGCTCCTCGTGCCCGGCCTGCCCCGGATGCGCGCGCGACGACGTCGCCGTCGTCCGGGACGAACTCGCCGATCTCCACCACACCCTGCCGCCCGCCGCCCGCACCGCGCTGGGCCGCGTCCTGCACGTCCTGGACGCGGAGTTCCGCCGGCGCACCCTCCCCGAACCGGACCCGCCCGCCGGCCGGTGGGCCGACTGGAGCGGCCGCCCCCTCGCCTGGTGGCACCGCCGCATCTACGACAGCGAGGGCCGGGAGTTCTGGTGAGGCGTCGGCGGCGTCCGCGGGAGGCGTTCCAGCACCACCCGCGGCCACGCCGCCGCCAGCACCAGCAGCCACGCCAGCTGGACGGCCGCGGCACCCCGGGCCACCGCCCCCGCCACCAGCACCGCCGCCAGCGACGGCCCCACCAGCAGCAGAACCTCCCGCCTCCCGCGCCCCGTGCCGAGCGCCGCCACCCCCGCGATCGCCAGGTACACCGCGAGGCTCCCGCACAACAGCCACCGCACCGACTCCGGAACCGCATGGTCCGTGTACTCCACCGCATTGCCGAGCGCCGCCGCCAGCGCCGCCACCGAACCCGCGACGAAGCAGTGCAGCGGCAGCACGAGCCGTACCGGAAGGACGTCCCACGCCAGCAGCGGCACCCCGTCCGCCCCGTGCCGCAACGACAGCGACCACAGCAGGAGCAGCAGCAGGAACGCGCCGATGCCGACCCCGTACAGCGCCGCGTCCCACTCCACCTGCGAGGCGGCGGCCACCACCTGGGCCACCGCCTCGCCCAGCACGATCAGCTGGAACAGGCCCAGCCGCTCCCCGAGATGCGGCGCGTCCATCAGCGCCGCCACCGGCTTGGGCGCGGCCCGCCGCCTGCGCGCCGCCTCCTGCGCGTACTGCGCGTCCACCCGGGCGGCCAGCCTCGTGCCGGACACCGAGAACATCACCGCCAGGTCGATGGCCAGCCCCAGCGCCCACAGCGCGTACCGGGCCGTCCCGTCGAACCACATCGACACGATCCACGGCGTCAGCCCCAGCCCCAGCTGCGTGATCGGCAGGTCCGGCACGTACTCCCCGCGCCGCTCCCACGCCTTGCCTGCCAGCGACCGCACCAGGATGTAGGCCAGCGCGAACGCCCCCGCCCGGTCCTCCCGTACGCCGCGCACCGAGGCCGCCATCACCGCCATCCCGAACATCCCCGCCAGCACCGTCCACGTGCGGACCTCCTCGCCGCTGACGTTCCCGTACACCGTGAACAGCATCCAGCCCGTCCAGAACGCCAGGAACATCACCACGTACAGCGCCACATCGTCCCCACCGGGGCTGCCGTGCAGCAGGTGCGCCAGCTGGGCGACGCCCGCCACCGCCGTCAGGTCGAAGAACAGCTCCAGCCAGGAGGCGTGCCGTTCGCCCTCCGCAGGCGCCGACCCTGCCGGCGCGGAATCGGTCATAACGGGATGATAGGTAGGGTGGCCGAGCGGCGAGAGCGACCTGAGGAAACTGCTGAGCGGCATGCGCCCCGAGCTGCACGAGGGGCGGTACGTCTTCTGCACCGTCCCCGGAGCCACGGCGCCGCCCGCCGCAGCCACCCCCGTCGCCACCGTCCTGGAAGCCGAGGGGCTCACCCTGGTCCTGCGCCAGGAGGACGCCGACGCCGCCGGCCTCGCCTACGACTACACCGCCGGGTGGATCACCCTGCGCATCCACTCCGCCCTCGACGCCGTCGGCCTCACCGGCGCCTTCGCCGCCGAGCTCGCCGCGCACGGACTCAGCTGCAACGTCATCGCCGGGTACCACCACGACCACCTCTTCGTACCCGCCGAACGGGCGGCCGAGGCCGTCGCGGTACTGGAGCAACTGGCAACCCGTTCGGCGCAAGAGGGGCACC
The Streptomyces sp. NBC_01296 DNA segment above includes these coding regions:
- a CDS encoding low temperature requirement protein A, with the protein product MTDSAPAGSAPAEGERHASWLELFFDLTAVAGVAQLAHLLHGSPGGDDVALYVVMFLAFWTGWMLFTVYGNVSGEEVRTWTVLAGMFGMAVMAASVRGVREDRAGAFALAYILVRSLAGKAWERRGEYVPDLPITQLGLGLTPWIVSMWFDGTARYALWALGLAIDLAVMFSVSGTRLAARVDAQYAQEAARRRRAAPKPVAALMDAPHLGERLGLFQLIVLGEAVAQVVAAASQVEWDAALYGVGIGAFLLLLLLWSLSLRHGADGVPLLAWDVLPVRLVLPLHCFVAGSVAALAAALGNAVEYTDHAVPESVRWLLCGSLAVYLAIAGVAALGTGRGRREVLLLVGPSLAAVLVAGAVARGAAAVQLAWLLVLAAAWPRVVLERLPRTPPTPHQNSRPSLS